Genomic segment of Thermodesulfobacteriota bacterium:
CTTCGCCACCGACTTCTTCGGCATCGACGCCCTGGCCGTGGGGCTCCTGCTCGGCCATCTGGCCCGGCTGGCCGTCCTCTTCCTGACCTGCCCGGAGCGGCACCGGCTGCGCTGGTCCCTGGCCCTGTCCCATCCCGGCGTCCGCCAGCTGGGCCGCATGGCCGGCCCCCGCTTCCTGGCCGTTTCCCTCATCCAGGTCAACTTCATGGTGGATCGCTACTTCGCCTCCTACCTGGGACCGGGCTCTATCGCGGCCCTGGCCTTCGGCACCAAGGCGGTGACCGCGCCGGTGAAGCTGGTGGTCGGCTCCATCGGCCGGGCCTTCATGCCCACCCTGTCCCGCCTGGCGGCCCGCCGGGAGCTGGCGCGGATCCGCGACCTTTTGACCGGCGGCACCCGGCACCTGGCCATCATCCTGGTGCCGGCCATCGTCTTTCTGGCCGTCTTCCGGGAAGACCTTCTGGTGCTCTTCTTCCAGCGGGGCGCCTTCCGGGTGGAGTCTACCCAGCTCACCGCCCAGGCGGTGCTCTTCTACAGCCTGGGCCTTTTTTCCTACTTCCTCAACCCGATGCTGGACGGCACCTTCTTCTCCCTGCACAACTCCATGGCCCCGCTGAAGGTGGCCCTGTTCGCCTCCCTGCTCAATGTGGCGCTGGATGCCCTCCTGGTGCGGCCCCTGGGCCTTGGCGGCATCGCGCTCGCCACCTCCCTGGTGGTGACCGTGAACACCATCGGCCTGTGGTGGGCCATCCAGAAGGAGGTGGGCCGCCTGGCCGGCCGGCCGGTGCTCCGCTCCCTGGCTGCCACCGCCCTCGCCGCCCTGGCCATGGGCCTGGCCTTCCGCTGGCTGGACCCCTGGCTGCTCGCCCGCGGGCTCACCGCCCGCCTGCCCCGGCTGCTGGTGGATGCCGGCGCCGGAGGGCTGGTCTACTTCGGACTGCAGGCGCTCGGCAACCGCACCAGCCTGGGAGAGCTGGCCCGGCTCTTCCGCCGACGCCAGGGAAACGGCCCCCTCTAGCCCTGTTCGTACCCGCGCAGCTTTTTGCGGACAAAATCGAGAAACTCTCGGAGGGCAAGAAGGGGATCGTTCGGCAGGTGACTTTCCTTCACCTCCGCATCGGATCCGTCATGGAAGTGCCTGGGGAAGGTGGCCAGGTGCGGATGATCAGGGGCATTGTCGTGACGGAACAGGAGACCTCGGCGGGCGCGTTGTTCCCAGTGATAGGAGTACCGTTTCCGGTCGGGACTCAGCCAGACATCAATCATGGTGCCATCGATGACGAAGAGGCGCACCTTGAGGGGGACTCCAGCACGCCGCGCGCGCGGCTCCGCACGTATGATGATGTCACCGTGCTCGGCCAGCGCCAGCTCTGCCAATTGGGCGTACATCAGTCGGCCCTGGCTTGCCAGCTCAGCAACCGGTCACGGTAAGCTTCGAGGTTCTGCCATTCGATCAGCTCCTCCCAGGCCGGATGGCTGCAGATCTGCCCCCGTTCGATCCTGGCCGCCAGCTCGGCGGACGTGTGCACGCCATAGCGGTCCGCCAAGTCAGCGATGTCCATCTCCACGGCTCGCCGTTCGCGGTCCAGGAAGGCGGCGATACCGCGGTTGATGATGTCTGCCGGAGAAATGCGAAGATCCTCGGCCAGCTGCTCCAGGGCAATCGCCATACGTCCTCCCGGGGTGAGACTGATTCTCACCCTGGTCTAGAGATACCCCAGCTCCTCCAGGCGCTGCTCCAGGTCGGCCTTGTCGGCGGCGGTGTAGGCGGGGCGGCCGCCGGTGCCTCCCTGGCCGCCGGTGGCGGCCTCGGAGCGGGGCGGGTGGGCGGTCCGGAAGGCGGGGGTGAGGGCTTCCGTGATGATGCGGCCATCCATGTCGTCGGGGCAGGGCAGGTCCAGGAGGTGGAGGATGGTGGGGGCCACGTCGGTGATGGCGGCCCCTGTCAACCGGCCGCCGGCCTGGATCGGGCTGCCGGCCAGCATCAGGATGCCGTCCATGCGGTGGGTGCCGGAGCCGTGCTGCCAGAGCCGGACCGGGAAGCGTTCCGGCCGGGGTTGGACATCGGCCACGTACTCGCCGTCCTGGAAGGCCACCACCAGGTCCGGCGCCTCATCAAGGAAAGGACCGGCGTAGATCTCCTCCCGCCGCAGCAGGGTGGTGGCCAGCCGCCGGCCGTCCGGGCCGGTGAGCTGCGCCAGGAGGGTGGCCACCTCCTCGCGCACCGCCTCGTAGTCCGCCCCCGGCTCGACGATGCCCTGGGCCTGCCGGCCCCGCAGGTTGATGTAGATCCCCTGCTCCGAGTTGGAGACGGCGTAGGCCCGGGTGCGGGACCAGTCGACGCAGTCCAGGAAGGCGTAGTTGGACAACCGGCGGGGCCTTTTCACCAGCCGGGGCATGATGCGGCCCCAGAGGTCGAAGGCATCCAGGCGGCGGATCAGGGCGTGGAGGCCGGCCTTGGCGCCCCGCTGCCGGCGCAAGGCCGCCAGCCGCTCCGGGTGGAAGACCAGGAGGCCGGCCTCGGCCAGGATGGTGTTGAGGCTGATCTTGCCAGCCAGGGGGCCGAAGCCGTGGTCAGAGAGGATGACGAGGCTGGTGCCGGCGTCCAGGCCCGCGGCCACCTCGCCAATGAAGGCGTCGATGGCCTGGTAGCAGCCGATGAGCCCGGCTTTCACCCGCTCCTGCCGGCGGTTGGCCGGGGCAGCGGTCAGAAGGTGCCACAGGGAGTGCTGGATGCGGTCCGTGCTGGTGAAGACCGCCAGGAAGAGATCGGCAGGATAGCGGCCCATGAGGAAGCGGCAGGCCTTGACCCGCTCGTCGACGCAGTGGCGGAGCCGGGCCACCAGCTCTGCCTGGCGATGCTCGAACCGCTCCCAGCCCACATCCCGGACATAGTCGATGTTGGCCGCGGCCAGCTGCTCGCCGAGATCCGGCGGGAACATGATGTCCGTGGCGGTATTGGGGGTGAGCATGCCGGCGATGGCGCAGCCGGCCACCGGCGGCAGGGGATAGGTGAGGGGGACGTTGACGCTGGAGACCTTGCGGCCGTGCCGGGCCAGGATGGTGAAGAGGGTCTCGCTCCTGATCGAGGCGTGGCTGACCACCCCGACCCCGGTCCCTGCCGGGGTCGGCCGCACGAAGTCGTAAACCCCGTGCCTGCCGGGCCCCTTGCCGGTCATGAACGAGACCCAGGCCGGGCCGGTGACCGGCGGCACCGTGGAGCGCAACGGCCCCCGGCTTCCGGTTGCGGCCAGCCGGGCCAGGTGGGGCAGGGTGCCGTCCGCCATCCAGGGGTCGAGGAGGGCGAAGGTGCCGCCATCAAGGCCGAGAACGATGACCCGGGGCCGGTCGCTCACCGGGACCTCCCTGGCCGCTGTGCGGCCTTGGCGCCGGGTTGAAAACCTTTGCATTCATGCCAGGATTGGCCCATAAATAGGTTCTCGCCTCCTGGCCGGCCAGGCGGCCGGACCTTGGGGCAGTATGCCGGCTGGCCCAGGCGGTGTCAAGGCGGGCCAGCCGTACCGGCAGGCGGTCCCATTCCCCTGGTCGCTCTTCCGCAGCCTTCTCTTGCATGAGCATCCTGTACCGACTCGCCACCCCGGCCGATGCCGCGCTCCTGTCCGATTTCCATGGCCAGGCTTGCCAGGCGGTGCTGCCGCCGGCATTCTGGCAGTGGAAGTATTTCGACAACCCGGCCGGTCCCGGCTTCCTGGTGCTGGCCCTGGAGGACGGGCGGCCGGTGGGCCGCAACGGCGTCTATGCCCAGCGCTTCCTGGTCAACGGCCAGGAGCTGGCCGCCGGCCAGGTGGCGGATATCGATCTTCTGGAGCCGTCCCGGCGGGGCGGCGTCTACCTGGGGCTCGCCCGCTTCCTGCGGGCCGCCATGGCCGAGCACCGGCTCCCTTTCCTGTGCGCCGTGGCGGTGGAGGCCACCCGGGAGCTTTCCACCCGGGTGCTGGGCTGGCGCCTGGTGGGGCCGGTGGACCGCTGGATCCGGCCCCTCGATCCCCTGGCCTTCCTGGGCCGGCGGCTGGGCCTGGCAGCCGGCACCCTGAGCCTGGCGTCTCTTGTCCGCCGGCTGCCGAGCCGGCTGCCCGCCGGGGTGCGGCGGCTGGATCTGGCCGAGCTGGCCGGGGTGGGGGACGCCCTCTGGCCGCAGCTCCGGCGGCGGCCGGTCATGGCGGTCAAGGATGGCCAGCACCTGGACTGGCGCTACCGCCGCTGCCCGGTGGTCTCCTACCAGGCCCTGGTGGCGGAGCAGAACGGCCGGCCGGCCGGCCTCGCCATCTTCCACCTGGTCGAAAAGGAGCGCCTGGTGTATGGCATCGTCAGTGAGCTCCTGGTGGCGGAGGATGACCTGGCCATCGCCCGGCGGCTCCTGGCTGGCGCCCAACAGGAGCTGGCCCGCCAGGGGGCGGCCAGCCTGGTGGCCTGGCTGCCCGGCCACGATCCCCTGGCCGCCGGCCTGCGGCGCCAGGGCTGGCGGCCTCGGCCCACCCCCCACTACTGGCTGGTCTACGGCGGCGGGCCGCCGGTGGCTCCGGACGATCTCACCGCACCGGCGGCCTGGACCTACAGCCTGGGCGACAGCGACTACTGGATGATCCCCCGCCAGCGATGAGCCTCCGCTCCCCTGGCCCGATCCTGGGCTATCACGGCATCGGCGGTCCGGATTCGTTCCTGACCGTGCGTGAAGACGACTTCGCCTGGCAGATGGCCTACCTGGCCCGCCGGGGCTTCCGGGTCCTGACCCTGTCCCAGTGGGCTCAGAAGTGGCGGCAGGGGATGGGACCGGGCGGGCGGGCGGTGGTCATCACCTTTGACGACGGCCTGGCCTCGGTCTGGGAGCGGGCGGCGCCGATCCTGGAGCGCCACGGCTTTTGCGCCACGGTCTTTCCGGTCACCGGCTATCTGGGTAAGCACAACGACTGGGAGGGCCGGGGCCCGGCGCCGGCCCTGCCCCTCATGAGCTGGGCCGAGATCCGGGCCCTGGCCCGGGACGGCCATGAGCTGGCGCCCCACAGCCACAGCCACCCCCGGCTGCCGGAGCTGCCGGAGGCGGCCCAGGCAGACGAGATCGCCTGCTGCCGCCGGCTGCTGGAAGAACGGCTGGGCCGGCCGGTGCCGCCCCTCTTCTGCTACCCGCACGGCCGCTATGACACGCGCACCACGGCGGTGCTGCGGCGCCTGGGCTTCGAGGGGGCGGTCACCACCGCCCTGGGCTGGAACCCGCCCGGCCAGGACCCCCTGGCCTGGGGCCGGATCGTCAGCCGCTGGTTCCGGCGGCATCGCCTCCTGTTTGCCCTCTTCCTGGAGGGCTTCGGCTCCCGCTTCCTCCTGGGCCTGGCCCGGCATCATGCCCGGCGCCGCCAGCGGCCGGCGGGGGGATAAGCCCATGCTGCCGGTCTCCGTCATCATCATCACCCGCAACCGGGCGCCGATTCTGCTGCGCCACCTGGCCTTTCTCCACCAGAGCCGGGAAGCCTTCACCGAGATCCTGGTGGTGGACAACGCCTCCGAGGATGGCACCCCGGAGGCGGTGGCCCAGGCCTTTCCGGAGGTGCGGATCATCCGGCTGCCGGAGAACCAGGGGATCATGGCGCCCCGCAATATCGGCGCCGTCAATGCCACGAGCCCCTACCTCTTCTTCCTCGACGACGACGGCTGCTTCCACCTGCCGGCCCTGCCGGCCATGGTGGCAAAGCTGGACGCCGAGCCGGCGGTGGGCGCGGTGGGCGGCCGGGTGGTGAACCTGCCGGCGGCCCAGGTCTTCGACCTGCCCATGGCGCCGTATCTGCCGGACGTACCCTCCTTCCGCCAGAGCTTCCGCTTCCGGGGCGGCAACGTCGTCATCCGCAAGGCGGCCCTCTTGGCGGCCGGCCTGTTCCCGGCCCGCTTCTTCTACGGCGGCGAGGAGCGGGACCTCACCTACCGTCTCTGGCGGCTGGGGTACTCGGTCCTGATCTACGACGCCGGCGTGCTCCTGCACCAGAAAGGGGTCTTGGCTGCGGCCAACCGGCGCTTCTTCCGCAACCACTACCGGAACCGGCTGTTCATGGCCTGGCGCAGCCTGCCCCTGGAGCGGGCCCTGCAGGAAAGCCTCCTCACCATGGCCGCCGGCCTGGCCGGCAGCCTGGCCACCGGCAACCTGCTCGCGTATCTTGCCGGCCTCCTGGAGGCGGCGGTGGCCCTGCCAGCAGTGCTGGTCCGGGAGCGCCAGCCCTTGAGCCGGGCGCAATACCGGCAGCTCAAGGCCGCCTGTGCCGAGGAGTGGCGGGCGGAAAACCGCCTGGCCGGCCTGTTGCGCAACATTCGCCTGCAGCGGGGCGGCTGAGGCCGCACGGTCATGACGAGTGTCCTGGCCATTCTCGTGCCCTGGCTGGTGCTGGCCGGCGGCCTCCTGGGCCTGGCCACGGTCCTGGGGCTGTCCACCATCACCAGCCCGATTCTGGGCTTGGCCCTCATCCTGGGCCTGGGCTATGTTGCCCTGACGTGCCGCTATCCGGCCCTGGGCATGCGCGCGGCCCTCTTCGTGGTGCCCTTCGAGCGGTTGACCTCGCTCTTTCCGCCGGCGGTGCACGGCTCCTTCAGCCCGCTGTCCTTCATCACCCTGCCCAAGCTCATGCTCCTGGCGGTCACGGCCAGCTGGCTCGGCCGGGCGCTTCTTACCAGGGACGACACCCCGGTGCGCACCTTCTTCGACGGCTGGGCGCCCCGGCTGGTGGCACTCTTTGCCCTGACCACCGTCCTGTCCATGCCCATGGCCCGGGGGCTGGGCGGCTTCATCGCCTACGAGGTGCGCCTGGTATCCGGCATGATCTTCTTCTTCCTGGTTCTGAACCTCACCGAAACCCGGGAGGATCTGGCCAGCACGGTGCGGGTGATCGCGGCCAGCTACTTCTTTGTCGGCCTGGTCGGGGTCTTCGAGGCGATCACCCGCCAGCACCTCCTCACGGTGCTGGGCTTTCCCATGCCGGAGCTGCCCTACACCATGACCAGCGAGCGCTTCCGGATCGCCGGCCCGTCGGGGGATCCGGATTTCTTCGCCATCTCCATCATCCTGGGGCTGATCGCCACCCTGGGCGCCTGGCGCCTGGCCCGGAGCCGGCCGGC
This window contains:
- the murJ gene encoding murein biosynthesis integral membrane protein MurJ, giving the protein MTSRPPGATGRRLVRATAVLFAARVASLLLALGQVVLLAQRFGTSAATDAFLVAETVHFFFLGVVEQNLNMVFVPVFVRYREEGDEESAWFVANTLLSAAILFLGLFALALVLFAPALTTLLAPGFSGEQRELAIHLMRLMAPLSLVMLAGAFFSTLAFACDRFALPAATSVLAALGGPAALLFATDFFGIDALAVGLLLGHLARLAVLFLTCPERHRLRWSLALSHPGVRQLGRMAGPRFLAVSLIQVNFMVDRYFASYLGPGSIAALAFGTKAVTAPVKLVVGSIGRAFMPTLSRLAARRELARIRDLLTGGTRHLAIILVPAIVFLAVFREDLLVLFFQRGAFRVESTQLTAQAVLFYSLGLFSYFLNPMLDGTFFSLHNSMAPLKVALFASLLNVALDALLVRPLGLGGIALATSLVVTVNTIGLWWAIQKEVGRLAGRPVLRSLAATALAALAMGLAFRWLDPWLLARGLTARLPRLLVDAGAGGLVYFGLQALGNRTSLGELARLFRRRQGNGPL
- a CDS encoding DUF6516 family protein; the protein is MYAQLAELALAEHGDIIIRAEPRARRAGVPLKVRLFVIDGTMIDVWLSPDRKRYSYHWEQRARRGLLFRHDNAPDHPHLATFPRHFHDGSDAEVKESHLPNDPLLALREFLDFVRKKLRGYEQG
- a CDS encoding alkaline phosphatase family protein, yielding MSDRPRVIVLGLDGGTFALLDPWMADGTLPHLARLAATGSRGPLRSTVPPVTGPAWVSFMTGKGPGRHGVYDFVRPTPAGTGVGVVSHASIRSETLFTILARHGRKVSSVNVPLTYPLPPVAGCAIAGMLTPNTATDIMFPPDLGEQLAAANIDYVRDVGWERFEHRQAELVARLRHCVDERVKACRFLMGRYPADLFLAVFTSTDRIQHSLWHLLTAAPANRRQERVKAGLIGCYQAIDAFIGEVAAGLDAGTSLVILSDHGFGPLAGKISLNTILAEAGLLVFHPERLAALRRQRGAKAGLHALIRRLDAFDLWGRIMPRLVKRPRRLSNYAFLDCVDWSRTRAYAVSNSEQGIYINLRGRQAQGIVEPGADYEAVREEVATLLAQLTGPDGRRLATTLLRREEIYAGPFLDEAPDLVVAFQDGEYVADVQPRPERFPVRLWQHGSGTHRMDGILMLAGSPIQAGGRLTGAAITDVAPTILHLLDLPCPDDMDGRIITEALTPAFRTAHPPRSEAATGGQGGTGGRPAYTAADKADLEQRLEELGYL
- a CDS encoding GNAT family N-acetyltransferase gives rise to the protein MSILYRLATPADAALLSDFHGQACQAVLPPAFWQWKYFDNPAGPGFLVLALEDGRPVGRNGVYAQRFLVNGQELAAGQVADIDLLEPSRRGGVYLGLARFLRAAMAEHRLPFLCAVAVEATRELSTRVLGWRLVGPVDRWIRPLDPLAFLGRRLGLAAGTLSLASLVRRLPSRLPAGVRRLDLAELAGVGDALWPQLRRRPVMAVKDGQHLDWRYRRCPVVSYQALVAEQNGRPAGLAIFHLVEKERLVYGIVSELLVAEDDLAIARRLLAGAQQELARQGAASLVAWLPGHDPLAAGLRRQGWRPRPTPHYWLVYGGGPPVAPDDLTAPAAWTYSLGDSDYWMIPRQR
- a CDS encoding polysaccharide deacetylase family protein; the encoded protein is MSLRSPGPILGYHGIGGPDSFLTVREDDFAWQMAYLARRGFRVLTLSQWAQKWRQGMGPGGRAVVITFDDGLASVWERAAPILERHGFCATVFPVTGYLGKHNDWEGRGPAPALPLMSWAEIRALARDGHELAPHSHSHPRLPELPEAAQADEIACCRRLLEERLGRPVPPLFCYPHGRYDTRTTAVLRRLGFEGAVTTALGWNPPGQDPLAWGRIVSRWFRRHRLLFALFLEGFGSRFLLGLARHHARRRQRPAGG
- a CDS encoding glycosyltransferase, whose product is MLPVSVIIITRNRAPILLRHLAFLHQSREAFTEILVVDNASEDGTPEAVAQAFPEVRIIRLPENQGIMAPRNIGAVNATSPYLFFLDDDGCFHLPALPAMVAKLDAEPAVGAVGGRVVNLPAAQVFDLPMAPYLPDVPSFRQSFRFRGGNVVIRKAALLAAGLFPARFFYGGEERDLTYRLWRLGYSVLIYDAGVLLHQKGVLAAANRRFFRNHYRNRLFMAWRSLPLERALQESLLTMAAGLAGSLATGNLLAYLAGLLEAAVALPAVLVRERQPLSRAQYRQLKAACAEEWRAENRLAGLLRNIRLQRGG
- a CDS encoding O-antigen ligase family protein — its product is MTSVLAILVPWLVLAGGLLGLATVLGLSTITSPILGLALILGLGYVALTCRYPALGMRAALFVVPFERLTSLFPPAVHGSFSPLSFITLPKLMLLAVTASWLGRALLTRDDTPVRTFFDGWAPRLVALFALTTVLSMPMARGLGGFIAYEVRLVSGMIFFFLVLNLTETREDLASTVRVIAASYFFVGLVGVFEAITRQHLLTVLGFPMPELPYTMTSERFRIAGPSGDPDFFAISIILGLIATLGAWRLARSRPARLLYLLMLVVFIFDIFATGSRGAALCLGLAMGFFWLGLEMRHKWLVAVLILAALGLGFGAYTLFFSDLTVSRYLGESGQKSLFYRWGWAKMCWEIVKDSPVFGIGTSNFKEVYHIYADPLVAREAQVGQNTYAQLAAENGLPCLAVYVAVYGRCGLAAWQARCRSRDRRFRHLALSLAAIILAFAIFAATLYTVASEINWMVFALGVVAWRLARDEEGAGGVA